A single Desulfovibrio gilichinskyi DNA region contains:
- the fba gene encoding class II fructose-1,6-bisphosphate aldolase: protein MPLVSPKEMFAGAYAGGYAIGAFNVNNMEIIQGIMEAGSEENAPVILQVSAGARKYAGQRYIIKLMEAALEITDLPVVLHLDHGPTFEMCKEVIDGGFSSVMIDGSHLPFEENIALTKQVVAYAHDHGVWVEAELGRLAGVEEDVSSNEHIYTDPDEAAEFAGRTGCDSLAVAIGTSHGAYKFTGEARLDFDRLDKISALLPNLPIVLHGASSVVPKFVEMANEFGGNIGGAKGVPEDLLRKAASKAVCKINIDTDIRLAMTAEIRKFLAQNPTEFDPRGYLGEARKAVKEMVRHKITNVLGCSGKA, encoded by the coding sequence ATGCCACTCGTTTCCCCTAAAGAGATGTTCGCAGGAGCCTATGCCGGCGGCTATGCCATTGGAGCATTTAATGTAAACAACATGGAAATCATTCAGGGTATCATGGAAGCCGGCAGCGAAGAAAACGCTCCGGTGATTCTACAGGTTTCAGCCGGCGCCCGTAAATATGCAGGCCAAAGATATATCATCAAACTGATGGAAGCCGCTCTGGAAATAACAGATCTTCCTGTTGTTCTGCACCTTGATCACGGCCCGACGTTTGAAATGTGCAAAGAAGTTATCGACGGCGGCTTTTCTTCAGTAATGATAGACGGCTCTCACCTTCCTTTTGAAGAAAATATTGCTTTGACTAAACAAGTCGTAGCATACGCACATGACCATGGAGTATGGGTGGAAGCAGAACTTGGCAGACTTGCCGGGGTTGAAGAAGATGTTTCCTCAAACGAACATATATATACAGACCCTGATGAAGCTGCAGAATTTGCAGGTCGCACAGGTTGTGACTCGCTTGCAGTAGCAATCGGCACCAGTCACGGTGCATACAAATTCACAGGTGAAGCAAGACTTGATTTTGATCGCCTTGATAAGATATCTGCATTGCTCCCTAATTTGCCGATAGTTCTGCATGGCGCATCAAGTGTTGTTCCTAAATTCGTTGAAATGGCAAATGAATTTGGCGGCAATATCGGCGGAGCAAAAGGAGTACCTGAAGATCTCCTTCGTAAAGCTGCATCCAAAGCTGTTTGTAAGATTAATATTGATACGGATATCCGCCTTGCAATGACGGCTGAAATCCGCAAGTTTTTAGCTCAAAACCCAACTGAATTTGACCCTAGAGGATACCTTGGCGAAGCCCGCAAAGCTGTGAAAGAAATGGTTCGCCATAAAATCACAAATGTTCTGGGTTGCTCTGGAAAAGCATAA
- a CDS encoding HyaD/HybD family hydrogenase maturation endopeptidase, translated as MSESQKILVLGVGNILFTDEGIGVKVVTDLQNEFSFSPNVTLMDGGTLGTILMGPIMECDMLIVVDAVLGDDKPGSVYRLTGEDLRRSLAFKDSMHQTDLLDTLVLCDLCDSRPDCVVVGVEPFDYQTMCEHVSDTVKAQLPTMKERVLEEVLAAGGTYKAV; from the coding sequence ATGTCTGAAAGTCAAAAAATTTTAGTTCTGGGAGTTGGGAATATTCTTTTTACCGATGAGGGGATCGGTGTAAAAGTTGTGACCGATCTGCAAAATGAATTTTCGTTTTCCCCTAATGTCACGCTCATGGATGGTGGTACACTTGGAACCATTCTTATGGGCCCTATTATGGAATGTGACATGCTCATAGTGGTGGACGCAGTGCTTGGTGATGATAAACCAGGGTCTGTTTACCGCTTGACAGGAGAGGATTTGCGTAGGAGTCTTGCCTTTAAAGATTCTATGCATCAGACTGATTTGCTTGATACATTAGTTTTATGTGATCTGTGCGACAGTCGTCCTGATTGTGTTGTTGTAGGTGTTGAACCTTTTGATTATCAGACCATGTGTGAGCATGTTTCTGATACTGTTAAAGCTCAGCTGCCTACAATGAAAGAAAGGGTGCTTGAAGAAGTTCTCGCTGCTGGCGGTACCTATAAAGCAGTATAA
- a CDS encoding amino acid ABC transporter permease, protein MNNSKKRITSLDILLLAVIIGVLSTLSYHIVTQLNYHWDWSVIPNYIIRYDHTTDTWKAGQLTQGLLVTLRLSVWSIIFALIIGTVMGILRVSPRPLYRMISSSYVGLIRNIPPLVLIFIFYYFLGDQLMNATGITDLSYSLDDKSFPFLTFLLGPVEQLPAFLSGVITMSLFEGAYITEIVRSGIESIPVEQWEASKAQGLNRRKQLIYIILPQAFAQSLPTLAGQFISTIKDSSIVSIISIQELTFAGQELMSATYRTFEIWSVVIVLYFLLTFPCSIAVRALEKKMNRYKRE, encoded by the coding sequence ATGAATAATTCAAAAAAGAGGATAACATCCCTTGATATACTGCTGCTTGCAGTTATCATCGGGGTGTTGTCCACTCTTTCCTATCATATTGTTACACAGCTGAATTACCATTGGGATTGGTCTGTAATACCTAATTATATCATCAGATATGATCACACCACAGACACGTGGAAAGCAGGACAGCTGACTCAGGGACTTTTAGTGACCCTGCGCCTTTCCGTATGGTCAATCATCTTTGCTCTGATTATCGGTACCGTTATGGGTATCTTAAGGGTCAGTCCGCGTCCGCTATATCGCATGATTTCGAGCTCTTATGTCGGGCTGATTCGTAACATTCCACCGTTAGTGCTGATTTTTATCTTCTATTATTTCCTCGGCGATCAACTGATGAACGCCACAGGAATAACAGATCTTTCGTATTCACTTGATGATAAATCTTTTCCTTTTTTAACGTTTCTACTCGGACCTGTTGAGCAGCTCCCCGCCTTTCTTTCCGGTGTTATAACCATGTCCTTATTTGAAGGTGCTTATATTACAGAAATTGTTCGCTCCGGTATTGAATCAATCCCGGTTGAACAATGGGAAGCTTCTAAAGCACAAGGATTAAACCGCCGTAAGCAGCTTATTTATATTATTCTTCCGCAGGCATTCGCGCAATCTTTACCGACTTTGGCTGGACAATTTATATCAACCATCAAGGATTCATCTATTGTTTCAATTATTTCTATCCAAGAATTAACTTTTGCCGGACAAGAACTTATGTCCGCGACATACCGAACCTTTGAAATCTGGTCAGTAGTAATCGTTTTATACTTTTTGCTGACATTCCCGTGCTCAATTGCAGTGCGAGCTTTAGAAAAGAAAATGAACCGTTATAAGCGTGAATAG
- a CDS encoding hydrogenase small subunit, with product MKFSVGLGKDGAEQRLEQNGVSRRDFMKFCATTAAIMGMGPAFAPTVAEALTQKRRPSVVYLHMAECTGCSEAVLRTVSPYIDALILDTISLDYHETIMAAAGHAAEEALHEAINSPEGFICVVEGGIPTAHEGEWGKVGGKSMLDICKEIVPKAKATICIGTCACYGGVQAAAPNPSKAMGVSKALGGITTVNLPGCPTNPYNFVGAVVHYLTKGIPELDSNGRPTIFYGESVHDNCPRLVHFEADEFAPSFSSEEARKGYCLYELGCKGPDTYNNCPKVKFNQTNWPVEAGHPCIGCSEPDFWDEMSPFYKQG from the coding sequence ATGAAATTCTCTGTGGGACTCGGAAAGGATGGAGCGGAACAACGCCTGGAGCAGAATGGTGTATCCCGCCGTGACTTCATGAAGTTCTGCGCAACAACTGCCGCTATTATGGGTATGGGGCCAGCTTTTGCGCCGACTGTAGCTGAAGCTCTTACTCAAAAAAGGCGTCCTTCTGTTGTTTATCTGCACATGGCCGAATGTACCGGCTGTTCAGAAGCAGTTCTTCGTACTGTTTCTCCTTACATTGATGCGTTGATTCTAGACACTATTTCTCTTGATTATCATGAAACTATTATGGCTGCTGCCGGTCATGCTGCTGAAGAAGCATTGCATGAAGCTATCAACTCACCTGAAGGCTTTATCTGTGTAGTAGAAGGGGGTATTCCTACTGCTCATGAAGGCGAATGGGGTAAAGTTGGCGGTAAGTCCATGCTCGACATCTGCAAAGAAATAGTTCCTAAAGCAAAAGCTACTATTTGTATCGGCACATGCGCATGTTATGGTGGCGTTCAAGCCGCTGCACCAAATCCTTCAAAGGCAATGGGTGTAAGTAAAGCTCTTGGCGGAATTACAACTGTAAATCTTCCAGGTTGCCCGACTAATCCATACAATTTTGTAGGTGCAGTTGTTCATTACCTTACCAAAGGTATTCCGGAACTTGATTCAAACGGTCGCCCAACCATTTTTTATGGTGAATCAGTTCATGACAACTGTCCTAGACTTGTTCATTTTGAAGCTGATGAATTTGCACCATCTTTCAGTTCCGAAGAAGCTAGAAAAGGCTACTGCCTTTATGAACTAGGCTGTAAGGGGCCGGACACCTACAACAACTGCCCGAAAGTCAAGTTTAATCAGACCAACTGGCCTGTTGAAGCTGGACATCCTTGCATCGGTTGTAGTGAACCAGACTTCTGGGATGAAATGAGTCCGTTCTATAAACAGGGTTAG
- a CDS encoding nickel-dependent hydrogenase large subunit yields MSGCKSKSGPAIMATPFDKNYTGPVTVDPLTRIEGHLKIEVEVENGKVSNVWSSAQLFRGLEIILKGRDPRDAQHFTQRSCGVCTYVHALASTRAVDNAVGADKNLPENARIIRNLVMASQYLHDHIVHFYHLHALDWVDVVSGLQADPVKAAKLANNMSSRVTKPEDLKAVQEKLKAFVSSGQLGIFTNAYFLGGHDAYYLKPEENLIATAHYLEGLHLQVKAARAMAVFGAKNPHPQFTIVGGVTCYESLSKERIQEFKDLYNETKKFVDECYIPDLLMVASYYKDWAGIGGTHNFLSFGEFPAVETDINSRFIPQGVIMNRDLKNVMDFDPKSIKEDIKHSWYKGESSLHPYDGETDPQYTSYEDKDRYSWMKAPRYKGESMEVGPLAHVLTAYAKGHKDFVPVVDSVLSHLGVGAEALFSTLGRTAARGIETTVVANAMSEWVNNLEDNISSGNTDIAVEWEMPDEAEGVGFVGAPRGALSHWIKIKGGKIENFQLVVPSTWNLGPRCNQNKMSAVEEALIGTPIADPKRPVEILRTVHSYDPCIACGVHVIDAKTNEVHKFKVM; encoded by the coding sequence ATGTCTGGTTGCAAGTCAAAGTCGGGTCCAGCTATAATGGCTACCCCCTTCGATAAGAATTATACCGGTCCCGTTACGGTTGACCCGCTTACTCGAATCGAAGGTCATTTAAAAATTGAAGTTGAAGTTGAAAATGGTAAAGTAAGCAATGTTTGGAGTAGTGCTCAGCTCTTCCGCGGGCTGGAAATTATTCTGAAAGGACGTGACCCTAGAGATGCACAGCATTTCACTCAGCGGTCATGTGGTGTTTGTACTTATGTGCATGCCCTTGCTTCTACACGCGCCGTAGACAACGCTGTCGGTGCAGATAAAAATCTACCTGAAAATGCTAGAATTATCCGTAACTTGGTTATGGCTTCTCAGTATCTGCATGACCATATTGTTCATTTCTATCATTTGCATGCGCTAGACTGGGTTGACGTAGTCAGCGGCCTTCAGGCCGACCCTGTTAAAGCTGCAAAACTTGCCAACAACATGTCTTCTCGTGTTACCAAACCGGAAGACCTCAAAGCTGTTCAGGAAAAATTAAAAGCATTTGTAAGTTCCGGCCAGCTCGGTATTTTCACAAATGCTTACTTCCTCGGTGGTCATGATGCTTACTATCTGAAACCTGAAGAAAACCTTATTGCTACTGCTCATTATCTTGAAGGTCTCCACCTTCAGGTTAAAGCTGCACGTGCAATGGCTGTTTTCGGTGCTAAGAACCCGCATCCTCAGTTCACCATCGTCGGTGGTGTAACTTGTTACGAGTCTTTATCAAAAGAACGTATTCAAGAGTTTAAAGATCTTTACAACGAAACCAAAAAATTCGTTGATGAATGTTACATCCCTGACCTGTTGATGGTAGCTTCCTACTATAAAGACTGGGCAGGAATCGGTGGAACACATAACTTTCTGAGCTTTGGTGAATTCCCTGCAGTTGAAACTGATATTAACAGTCGTTTCATTCCTCAGGGTGTAATCATGAACCGTGATCTTAAAAACGTCATGGACTTTGATCCTAAATCCATCAAAGAAGATATTAAACACAGCTGGTATAAGGGCGAGTCTTCTCTGCATCCTTATGATGGCGAAACTGATCCTCAGTATACTTCTTACGAAGACAAAGACCGCTACTCATGGATGAAAGCTCCTCGTTATAAAGGCGAATCCATGGAAGTTGGTCCTCTTGCTCATGTTCTCACAGCTTACGCTAAAGGACATAAGGACTTCGTGCCTGTTGTTGACAGTGTTCTCAGCCACCTTGGAGTCGGAGCTGAAGCTTTATTCTCCACACTCGGCCGTACTGCTGCCCGCGGTATTGAAACCACTGTTGTTGCTAACGCAATGTCTGAATGGGTTAACAACCTCGAAGACAACATCAGTTCCGGTAATACTGACATTGCAGTTGAATGGGAAATGCCTGACGAAGCTGAAGGTGTCGGATTTGTCGGCGCACCTCGTGGAGCTCTTTCTCACTGGATTAAGATTAAAGGCGGAAAAATCGAGAACTTCCAGCTTGTTGTTCCTTCAACATGGAACCTCGGACCCCGCTGTAACCAGAACAAAATGTCAGCTGTTGAAGAAGCCCTTATCGGAACTCCAATTGCTGATCCTAAACGTCCTGTTGAAATCCTTCGTACTGTTCATTCATACGATCCTTGCATTGCTTGCGGTGTGCATGTTATCGATGCTAAAACAAATGAAGTTCATAAATTCAAGGTAATGTAA
- a CDS encoding transporter substrate-binding domain-containing protein, with amino-acid sequence MTLWRTINTGLAAVILIIGVSTAVWAGSTRQDLAQDSTLETIQKKQTLRVGFSTFKPWAMKDKNGEFIGFEIDVAKRLAEDMGVKIRFIPTKWDGIIPALLTGKFDIIIGGMGITPKRNLKVNFSDPYEFTGMSIIASKSAAPDKSSLEGFNNPDTKVSVRLGTTAEKAAQNFLPKANLLKFSDEAASIQELLNGKVACLIASAPLPETLAQKYPQKLYLPLKGDFTKEPIGFAVRKGDPDFLNYLNNWIKVTNSEGWLEARFNYWFKSNQWESLVE; translated from the coding sequence ATGACTTTATGGAGAACTATTAACACAGGACTTGCAGCTGTAATCCTGATCATCGGGGTCTCTACTGCGGTCTGGGCCGGTAGTACCAGGCAGGACCTGGCACAGGACAGCACTCTCGAAACTATCCAGAAAAAACAAACTCTAAGGGTAGGATTCTCAACTTTCAAACCGTGGGCTATGAAGGATAAAAATGGAGAATTCATCGGATTCGAAATAGATGTAGCTAAACGACTTGCAGAAGACATGGGCGTAAAAATAAGATTTATTCCGACAAAATGGGATGGAATTATCCCCGCCCTTCTAACAGGTAAATTTGATATAATTATCGGCGGAATGGGAATTACTCCAAAGCGGAATCTGAAAGTTAATTTTTCAGATCCTTATGAATTCACCGGAATGTCCATTATTGCCAGCAAATCTGCCGCTCCAGATAAAAGTTCACTTGAAGGTTTCAATAATCCGGATACAAAAGTCTCCGTCCGTTTAGGAACAACAGCTGAAAAAGCAGCTCAGAATTTTCTTCCTAAAGCTAATCTACTAAAATTCAGCGATGAAGCTGCTTCTATTCAGGAACTTCTCAATGGAAAAGTCGCATGTCTGATCGCTTCCGCCCCCTTACCAGAAACACTGGCTCAAAAGTACCCACAAAAGCTTTACCTGCCGCTTAAAGGTGATTTCACCAAAGAACCTATCGGATTTGCGGTTAGAAAAGGTGATCCTGATTTTCTCAATTATCTCAATAATTGGATTAAAGTTACCAATTCTGAAGGCTGGCTCGAAGCTCGCTTTAATTACTGGTTTAAAAGCAACCAATGGGAATCTCTGGTAGAATAA
- the gap gene encoding type I glyceraldehyde-3-phosphate dehydrogenase, producing the protein MAVKVGINGFGRIGRYLTRLIHNSKEIDLVAINARASNEDLALLLQYDSVHGKLDAEVIANEDGFTVNGKQIKVTRCAPGEWIWGELGCDIVVESTGKFRDRESCQKAIACGAKKVIISAPGVDSDITVVMGVNDNDLKPEHKIVSAASCTTNCLAPVAKVINDVFGIERGLMTTVHAYTMSQRVLDGSHSDIRRGRACAVNIIPTTTGAAKSVALVIPELTGKLDGMSLRVPTPNVSLVDLTCDLAKKTTIEEVNAALKKAANENMGYTDKPLVSTDYIGSTYGGVVDGPLTSVMEENMLKLIVWYDNESSFSNQLVRLIKKVAATV; encoded by the coding sequence ATGGCTGTAAAAGTCGGAATTAACGGATTTGGAAGAATAGGCCGCTACCTGACAAGACTTATTCACAACAGCAAAGAAATTGATCTTGTTGCTATAAATGCTCGTGCTTCTAACGAAGATCTTGCTCTTCTTTTGCAATACGACTCCGTACACGGTAAATTAGATGCCGAAGTCATTGCAAACGAAGATGGGTTTACCGTTAACGGTAAACAGATCAAAGTTACACGCTGCGCTCCCGGTGAATGGATCTGGGGAGAACTCGGATGCGACATTGTTGTTGAATCCACAGGAAAATTCCGTGATCGTGAAAGTTGCCAAAAAGCTATTGCCTGCGGAGCTAAAAAAGTTATTATCAGCGCTCCCGGCGTAGATTCAGATATAACCGTTGTTATGGGTGTTAATGACAACGATCTAAAACCTGAGCATAAAATTGTGTCAGCAGCATCCTGTACAACAAACTGCCTTGCTCCGGTCGCAAAAGTTATAAACGATGTTTTCGGTATTGAACGCGGTCTCATGACTACAGTCCATGCGTACACAATGAGCCAGAGAGTTCTTGATGGTTCTCATTCCGATATCCGCAGAGGAAGAGCATGTGCCGTTAATATAATCCCGACAACTACCGGTGCAGCAAAATCTGTAGCGCTTGTTATCCCTGAACTCACAGGAAAGCTGGACGGTATGTCTCTTCGCGTTCCTACTCCGAATGTTTCATTGGTTGATCTTACTTGTGATCTTGCAAAAAAAACTACCATTGAAGAAGTTAATGCCGCTCTTAAAAAAGCTGCAAATGAGAACATGGGTTATACTGATAAACCGCTTGTTTCTACTGATTACATTGGCAGCACCTACGGAGGAGTTGTTGATGGTCCGCTTACGTCTGTAATGGAAGAAAATATGCTCAAACTTATTGTCTGGTATGATAATGAATCCAGCTTTTCCAACCAGCTCGTTCGCCTGATTAAAAAAGTTGCTGCTACAGTTTAG
- a CDS encoding 3'-5' exoribonuclease YhaM family protein — MSQKTIYIKDLINGLRIRDVFLIADAQVRESKNGPFWNLRLQDYSGSVEAKIWSPLSQAFTSLETGMFVIAGGMIGSFRDQPQLTIEQLEILDPDQCELEISDFLPSSHQKPEEMMQELEYMVAEHMVHPPWKKFCRKVLNDDEIHKRLLCATGAKTVHHAYVGGLLEHTLSVAKLCMSICDNYPHIDRQVVLAAAIFHDLGKAWELTGGLKNDYTDEGRLLGHIHIGVEVLEPFLQKSKDLDEKLKLHFKHLILSHHGEYEFGAPKRPKTPEAFILHFADNIDAKMNTIFAELDKLDGTDSNWTPYQRFLDRYLYKSEKSPNENNIKSDKKKSEAQCSLPLKV, encoded by the coding sequence GTGTCGCAAAAAACTATATATATTAAAGACCTTATTAACGGTTTAAGAATCAGAGACGTGTTTCTGATTGCTGATGCGCAGGTTCGGGAATCCAAAAATGGGCCTTTCTGGAATTTGCGTTTACAGGATTATTCAGGGTCGGTAGAAGCTAAAATATGGAGTCCTCTAAGTCAGGCGTTTACAAGTCTTGAAACAGGAATGTTTGTCATTGCCGGTGGAATGATCGGGTCCTTCAGGGATCAGCCTCAACTGACAATTGAACAGCTTGAAATACTTGATCCTGATCAATGTGAACTAGAAATATCAGATTTTCTACCGTCAAGCCATCAAAAACCTGAAGAAATGATGCAGGAATTAGAATACATGGTGGCTGAGCATATGGTTCATCCTCCATGGAAGAAGTTTTGTCGCAAGGTTTTAAATGATGATGAAATTCATAAACGACTACTTTGCGCAACAGGTGCAAAAACAGTTCACCATGCATACGTGGGCGGTCTTTTAGAGCATACTCTTTCAGTTGCCAAACTTTGCATGTCCATTTGTGATAATTACCCTCATATCGACAGGCAGGTTGTACTTGCGGCGGCAATTTTTCATGATTTAGGAAAAGCATGGGAGCTTACCGGAGGGCTTAAAAATGACTATACAGACGAAGGGCGTCTGCTTGGGCATATTCATATAGGAGTTGAAGTTTTAGAACCTTTTCTTCAAAAATCTAAAGATTTGGATGAAAAGTTAAAGCTTCACTTTAAACATTTGATTTTGTCTCATCACGGTGAATATGAGTTCGGTGCTCCTAAACGGCCGAAAACACCTGAAGCTTTTATTTTACATTTTGCGGATAATATCGATGCAAAAATGAATACAATTTTCGCGGAGCTTGATAAGCTTGATGGAACAGACAGTAATTGGACTCCATATCAGCGTTTTCTTGATAGATATTTGTATAAATCGGAAAAATCTCCCAATGAGAATAACATTAAATCTGACAAAAAAAAATCGGAGGCTCAATGTTCATTACCTTTGAAGGTATAG
- the tmk gene encoding dTMP kinase encodes MFITFEGIEGTGKTTQIKRVVEFLKETGHEVDVTLEPGGSRIGKELRKILLNMGSTDITGPCELFLYLADRAQHVSQVILPAIEAGRVVICDRFADSTIVYQGYGRGLDPKLLRELNEVAVSGCWPDLTILLDIDPEIGLKRATFRNLDEDKTQEEGRFEAESIDFHSRIREGYLTWAALNRERIAIINADQTPDEVFSQIKEKILEILKKEEK; translated from the coding sequence ATGTTCATTACCTTTGAAGGTATAGAAGGAACCGGCAAAACAACGCAAATTAAGCGGGTTGTAGAGTTTCTCAAAGAAACCGGGCATGAGGTTGATGTTACCCTTGAACCCGGCGGAAGTAGAATAGGCAAAGAATTGCGTAAAATTTTACTCAATATGGGAAGTACAGATATAACTGGTCCGTGTGAGCTTTTTCTTTATCTTGCAGATAGAGCACAGCATGTCAGTCAGGTTATTCTTCCCGCTATAGAGGCCGGGCGTGTTGTTATCTGCGACAGGTTTGCCGACTCTACTATAGTGTATCAAGGGTATGGTCGCGGTCTTGATCCCAAATTACTGCGTGAGCTTAATGAAGTTGCTGTGTCCGGATGCTGGCCTGATTTAACTATTCTGCTTGATATTGATCCTGAAATAGGTCTTAAACGGGCCACGTTCAGAAATTTAGATGAAGACAAAACGCAGGAAGAAGGACGATTTGAAGCTGAATCAATTGATTTTCATTCTAGAATCAGAGAAGGGTATTTAACTTGGGCTGCACTTAACAGGGAAAGAATTGCCATAATTAACGCAGATCAGACACCTGATGAAGTTTTTTCACAAATTAAAGAAAAAATTCTAGAAATTCTTAAAAAAGAGGAAAAATAA
- a CDS encoding amino acid ABC transporter permease, whose amino-acid sequence MPDFIFTYSSQGFMAGPLLQGLIVTLKITGISFVLTFIIGLGTAIFRLSDSFMANSLARLYLEIIRNTPLLIQLFFIYFVASPILNINGFWSAVIALSLFEGAYASEIFRSGITSIDIGQWEAAYSLGGDTKFAYLNVILPQAIPRIAPPLAGQAIALVKDSALVSTVAIYDLTMQGQSIISETFLTFEIWFTVAAAYLVVTLLLSWTLDRLAKSFKSAW is encoded by the coding sequence GTGCCGGACTTTATTTTCACATACTCCAGCCAAGGATTCATGGCCGGACCTCTTTTGCAGGGACTTATTGTCACTTTAAAAATCACAGGAATCAGCTTTGTTCTCACTTTTATTATAGGACTTGGAACCGCAATTTTCCGTCTTTCAGATTCATTTATGGCTAACAGCCTTGCACGCTTATATCTTGAGATTATTCGTAATACTCCACTGCTTATCCAGCTGTTTTTTATATACTTTGTTGCATCACCAATACTCAATATCAACGGATTCTGGTCTGCAGTTATAGCCTTAAGTCTTTTTGAAGGAGCTTATGCCTCAGAAATTTTCAGATCCGGTATAACATCAATTGATATCGGACAGTGGGAAGCTGCGTACAGTTTAGGCGGCGACACTAAATTTGCCTATTTGAATGTGATATTACCTCAAGCAATTCCTCGCATAGCTCCACCTCTTGCCGGTCAGGCTATCGCACTTGTTAAAGATTCGGCCCTTGTCAGCACAGTCGCAATTTACGACCTGACTATGCAGGGGCAATCAATAATATCTGAAACGTTTCTAACTTTTGAAATTTGGTTTACTGTTGCGGCAGCATACCTTGTTGTTACTCTTTTACTTTCGTGGACACTGGATAGGCTTGCTAAAAGCTTTAAAAGTGCATGGTAA
- the surE gene encoding 5'/3'-nucleotidase SurE, which yields MNILLTNDDGIQAVGLRALYNSIKKAGHNVQVVAPVTEQSAVGHAVSLSSPLRVKEFNEGGFSGLGVYGTPVDCVKLGLTTLLDTKPDIVISGINNGANIGVDILYSGTVSAATEGALMGIPALAVSYDDFNPTDLTDQADYCIEMLSKIPWSKFEKKTVLNLNFPALKMADTLKIKFCRHTRVSWHDWYDVRKDPRGKTYYWLDGVMPKELISAGTDRDLLTKGHITMTPLHFDFTDREAIITLEQAFNR from the coding sequence ATGAACATACTTTTGACGAACGATGACGGAATACAGGCCGTAGGCCTGAGAGCCTTGTACAATAGTATTAAAAAAGCAGGTCACAATGTTCAGGTTGTCGCACCGGTTACTGAACAATCTGCTGTAGGCCATGCTGTATCGCTGTCCTCCCCTCTTCGTGTTAAAGAATTTAACGAAGGTGGGTTTTCAGGACTCGGTGTTTACGGAACTCCGGTTGACTGCGTAAAACTTGGGCTAACCACTTTGCTCGATACGAAACCCGACATAGTCATTTCCGGAATCAATAACGGAGCCAACATCGGCGTGGATATACTCTACTCCGGAACAGTTTCAGCGGCAACGGAAGGAGCTCTCATGGGCATACCGGCCTTAGCCGTATCCTATGATGATTTTAACCCGACAGATCTGACTGATCAGGCAGATTATTGCATTGAAATGTTGAGCAAAATACCATGGTCTAAGTTTGAGAAGAAAACAGTTTTGAATCTTAACTTTCCAGCTTTAAAAATGGCTGATACTCTTAAAATTAAATTTTGCAGGCACACCAGAGTTTCTTGGCACGATTGGTATGATGTCCGGAAAGATCCACGAGGCAAGACTTATTACTGGCTGGACGGCGTTATGCCGAAAGAACTTATAAGTGCCGGAACTGACCGTGATTTGCTTACAAAAGGTCATATTACTATGACTCCTTTGCATTTTGATTTTACGGATAGAGAAGCAATTATAACTCTTGAGCAGGCGTTCAATAGATAA